One genomic segment of Scylla paramamosain isolate STU-SP2022 chromosome 9, ASM3559412v1, whole genome shotgun sequence includes these proteins:
- the LOC135103814 gene encoding quinone oxidoreductase-like isoform X2, with the protein MMLRSSMAAVMRAVVVREFGGVKKMKVETDMPAPSVGDHEVLIKVHASGINPVDTYIREGMYASLPELPYVPGKDGAGVVEALGAKVTKFKLGDRVFCSINGRYGTLASLTSAPETRVFPLGENLSFEDGASIGIPYFTACRALILKAKAKKGERLLVHGASGGVGLAAVQMGRELGLHVVGTAGTDEGISLVKATGAHEVFNHRDPKYLKNLGTEKFDIILEMLANVNLDKDLTLMNPRGRTIVVGSRGPTQINPRNLMMSESSVTGVALGTSTEEEWAELAAHVVAGTESGWVKPPVHKVYSLEEASQAHHDIIHSKGAQGNLVVRVTE; encoded by the exons ATG ATGTTGAGGAGCTCCATGGCAGCTGTGATGAGAGCCGTTGTTGTACGTGAGTTTGGGGGtgtgaagaagatgaaggtggAGACAGACATGCCAGCACCATCTGTTGGGGACCACGAG GTACTGATCAAGGTGCATGCCAGCGGGATCAACCCAGTGGATACCTACATACGGGAGGGCATGTACGCCAGCCTGCCTGAGCTGCCCTATGTTCCCGGCAAGGATGGGGCAGGTGTAGTGGAGGCCCTGGGCGCTAAGGTCACTAAATTCAAG CTTGGGGATCGTGTGTTCTGCTCCATCAATGGCCGCTACGGAACACTGGCAAGCCTCACTAGTGCTCCTGAGACGCGAGTGTTTCCCCTGGGAGAAAATTTGAGTTTTGAAGACGGTGCAAGTATTGGCATTCCCTACTTCACTGCCTGCCGAGCTCTCATCCTCAA AGCCAAGgccaagaagggagagaggttgCTGGTGCATGGAGCCAGTGGAGGTGTGGGGCTGGCAGCAGTTCAGATGGGCAGAGAACTGG GCCTTCACGTGGTGGGGACTGCTGGCACTGATGAGGGGATCTCCCTGGTGAAGGCGACTGGTGCCCATGAAGTCTTCAACCACCGTGACCCTAAGTACCTTAAGAACCTTGGCACTGAAAAGTTTGACATCATTCTAGAGATGTTGGCCAATGTTAACCTGGACAAGGACCTCACTCTGATGAACCCACGAGGGAGAACCATT gtGGTGGGGTCAAGAGGACCCACTCAGATCAACCCTCGCAATCTGATGATGAGTGAGAGTTCTGTCACTGGGGTTGCTCTTGGTACTTCCACTGAG GAGGAGTGGGCAGAGCTGGCAGCACACGTGGTAGCCGGCACTGAGTCGGGGTGGGTGAAACCACCAGTGCACAAAGTTTACAGTTTGGAAGAG GCATCCCAGGCTCACCATGATATCATCCACTCCAAAGGTGCCCAAGGAaacctggtggtgagggtgactgagtga
- the LOC135103814 gene encoding quinone oxidoreductase-like isoform X3, protein MLRSSMAAVMRAVVVREFGGVKKMKVETDMPAPSVGDHEVLIKVHASGINPVDTYIREGMYASLPELPYVPGKDGAGVVEALGAKVTKFKLGDRVFCSINGRYGTLASLTSAPETRVFPLGENLSFEDGASIGIPYFTACRALILKAKAKKGERLLVHGASGGVGLAAVQMGRELGLHVVGTAGTDEGISLVKATGAHEVFNHRDPKYLKNLGTEKFDIILEMLANVNLDKDLTLMNPRGRTIVVGSRGPTQINPRNLMMSESSVTGVALGTSTEEEWAELAAHVVAGTESGWVKPPVHKVYSLEEASQAHHDIIHSKGAQGNLVVRVTE, encoded by the exons ATGTTGAGGAGCTCCATGGCAGCTGTGATGAGAGCCGTTGTTGTACGTGAGTTTGGGGGtgtgaagaagatgaaggtggAGACAGACATGCCAGCACCATCTGTTGGGGACCACGAG GTACTGATCAAGGTGCATGCCAGCGGGATCAACCCAGTGGATACCTACATACGGGAGGGCATGTACGCCAGCCTGCCTGAGCTGCCCTATGTTCCCGGCAAGGATGGGGCAGGTGTAGTGGAGGCCCTGGGCGCTAAGGTCACTAAATTCAAG CTTGGGGATCGTGTGTTCTGCTCCATCAATGGCCGCTACGGAACACTGGCAAGCCTCACTAGTGCTCCTGAGACGCGAGTGTTTCCCCTGGGAGAAAATTTGAGTTTTGAAGACGGTGCAAGTATTGGCATTCCCTACTTCACTGCCTGCCGAGCTCTCATCCTCAA AGCCAAGgccaagaagggagagaggttgCTGGTGCATGGAGCCAGTGGAGGTGTGGGGCTGGCAGCAGTTCAGATGGGCAGAGAACTGG GCCTTCACGTGGTGGGGACTGCTGGCACTGATGAGGGGATCTCCCTGGTGAAGGCGACTGGTGCCCATGAAGTCTTCAACCACCGTGACCCTAAGTACCTTAAGAACCTTGGCACTGAAAAGTTTGACATCATTCTAGAGATGTTGGCCAATGTTAACCTGGACAAGGACCTCACTCTGATGAACCCACGAGGGAGAACCATT gtGGTGGGGTCAAGAGGACCCACTCAGATCAACCCTCGCAATCTGATGATGAGTGAGAGTTCTGTCACTGGGGTTGCTCTTGGTACTTCCACTGAG GAGGAGTGGGCAGAGCTGGCAGCACACGTGGTAGCCGGCACTGAGTCGGGGTGGGTGAAACCACCAGTGCACAAAGTTTACAGTTTGGAAGAG GCATCCCAGGCTCACCATGATATCATCCACTCCAAAGGTGCCCAAGGAaacctggtggtgagggtgactgagtga
- the LOC135103814 gene encoding quinone oxidoreductase-like isoform X1, with product MVSQSVVFILCCAVLCCPVWSSPFLRPTKMLRSSMAAVMRAVVVREFGGVKKMKVETDMPAPSVGDHEVLIKVHASGINPVDTYIREGMYASLPELPYVPGKDGAGVVEALGAKVTKFKLGDRVFCSINGRYGTLASLTSAPETRVFPLGENLSFEDGASIGIPYFTACRALILKAKAKKGERLLVHGASGGVGLAAVQMGRELGLHVVGTAGTDEGISLVKATGAHEVFNHRDPKYLKNLGTEKFDIILEMLANVNLDKDLTLMNPRGRTIVVGSRGPTQINPRNLMMSESSVTGVALGTSTEEEWAELAAHVVAGTESGWVKPPVHKVYSLEEASQAHHDIIHSKGAQGNLVVRVTE from the exons ATGGTCAGTCAGTCCGTTGTTTTCatcctgtgctgtgctgtgctgtgctgtccaGTATGGAGTTCACCATTTCTAAGACCAACAAAG ATGTTGAGGAGCTCCATGGCAGCTGTGATGAGAGCCGTTGTTGTACGTGAGTTTGGGGGtgtgaagaagatgaaggtggAGACAGACATGCCAGCACCATCTGTTGGGGACCACGAG GTACTGATCAAGGTGCATGCCAGCGGGATCAACCCAGTGGATACCTACATACGGGAGGGCATGTACGCCAGCCTGCCTGAGCTGCCCTATGTTCCCGGCAAGGATGGGGCAGGTGTAGTGGAGGCCCTGGGCGCTAAGGTCACTAAATTCAAG CTTGGGGATCGTGTGTTCTGCTCCATCAATGGCCGCTACGGAACACTGGCAAGCCTCACTAGTGCTCCTGAGACGCGAGTGTTTCCCCTGGGAGAAAATTTGAGTTTTGAAGACGGTGCAAGTATTGGCATTCCCTACTTCACTGCCTGCCGAGCTCTCATCCTCAA AGCCAAGgccaagaagggagagaggttgCTGGTGCATGGAGCCAGTGGAGGTGTGGGGCTGGCAGCAGTTCAGATGGGCAGAGAACTGG GCCTTCACGTGGTGGGGACTGCTGGCACTGATGAGGGGATCTCCCTGGTGAAGGCGACTGGTGCCCATGAAGTCTTCAACCACCGTGACCCTAAGTACCTTAAGAACCTTGGCACTGAAAAGTTTGACATCATTCTAGAGATGTTGGCCAATGTTAACCTGGACAAGGACCTCACTCTGATGAACCCACGAGGGAGAACCATT gtGGTGGGGTCAAGAGGACCCACTCAGATCAACCCTCGCAATCTGATGATGAGTGAGAGTTCTGTCACTGGGGTTGCTCTTGGTACTTCCACTGAG GAGGAGTGGGCAGAGCTGGCAGCACACGTGGTAGCCGGCACTGAGTCGGGGTGGGTGAAACCACCAGTGCACAAAGTTTACAGTTTGGAAGAG GCATCCCAGGCTCACCATGATATCATCCACTCCAAAGGTGCCCAAGGAaacctggtggtgagggtgactgagtga